In Planctomycetota bacterium, the genomic stretch CGACGCTGTCCGAGAACTTCGGTCTGACCGTGGCCGAGGCCCTTTCGGCTGGCATCCCCGTGGCCACGACCAGCGATGCACCGTGGCAGGCGTTGAACGAGCTGGGGGCCGGCGCCTGTGTGCCACGCGCCGAGTTGGGCAACGCACTTGCGCGATTGCTCTCGCTCGATGAAACTGAACTGTCTCGTATGGGGAAAGCCGGACAGGCATTTGTCACGGCTAACTTCTCGTGGGATCGCCAGGCCGCTCTTTTGCTCGACTTCTACCAGACGTTGAACTAGCCCCCAGCGACCATCAATAAGCCTTGAACCTGAACGATATCACCCCCGTCGTGCTGACCAAGAACGAGGAGCCCAACATCGGGCGTTGCCTCGACGACTTGCATTGGGCGCGGCGTGTGGTCGTACTCGATAGCCAAAGCACCGACGCCACCGAGCGCCTGGCCAAACAACGCGCGAACGTCGCTTGGTACGTCCGGCCGTTCGATGTGCTGGCTACGCAATGGAATCACGCGCTGACCGATACCGGCATTGAAACTCCTTGGATCCTGGCCCTCGACGCCGACTATCGCCTGACCCCCGAGTTGCTCGACGAACTACGCGCGCTTGAACCGCCGGCCGACGTCTCGGCCTACTGGGCGCGCTTCGTCTGGTGCGTCTGGGGGCGTCCTCTGCGCGGCACGGCCTATGGTCCGATCGCCGTGCTGTTTCGCAGCGGCCAGGCCCACTATCGCGCCGACGGTCACGCTCACCGCTTGGTGGTCGAGCGCGGCCGAACTGAGACCCTGCGCCACCCCATCGAGCACGACGATCGCAAATCGCTGCGCCGGTTCCTCGACTCGCAGTGGCTCTACATGGACCTCGAAGCGCGAAAGCTGCTCACCAGCCAGCCTGCCGGGCTGTCGCTGGCTGATCGGCTGCGCAAGACGATCTTGCTTGGTCCGCCGCTGGTGCTCGTCTATTGCCTGGTCTGGAAGCTCGGGCTGCTCGACGGCTGGGCCGGTTGGTACTACGCCTTGCAGCGCGTGGCGGCCGAAACGATCCTAAGCCTGAAGCTGATCGAACACCGCCTTGGCGCGCGTTCAGCCGACGCTTCCGCTACGGCCTCCAAGGACCGACAGCCGTGATCATCCTGGGAGTCAACGCCTATCACGGCGACGCCTCGGCCGCGATTGTCGTCGACGGCCAGTTGTTGGCCGCCGTCGAAGAAGAACGGCTCGTCCGCGTCAAGCATTGGGCCGGCTTTCCGGTCGAAGCCATTCGCTATTGCCTCGGCGTGGCGGGCGTTACACCCGGCGATGTCGATGTCCTGGCGGTCAATCGACAGCCGCGGGCGCACTTGCTGCGCAAGGTCGCCTTCGCTTTGCGGCGTCGCCCGTCGTGGGGCCTAGTGCGAGATCGGCTGCGCAACGCGGGGCAAATTCGCGATGTGTCCCAAGTCTATCGCGAGGCGTTCAAACTGGCCACCGGCGCTGCCGCTCCGCGGATCGAGCACGTCGAGCACCACGTCGCCCACCTGGACAGTGCGTTCTTGGTCTCCCCTTGGTCGCGCGCGGCCGTTGTCTCGGTTGATGGCTTTGGCGACTTTGTCGGCGCGATGTGGGGTGTGGGCAACGACCAGCAAGTGCAAGTCGCCGATCGGGTTTACTTCCCGCACTCGCTGGGCTTGCTCTACCTGGCTCTGACTCAGTTCCTGGGCTTTCCGCACTATGGCGACGAGTACAAAGTGATGGGCCTCGCCGCGTACGGGCGTCCGATGTTTCGCGAACAATTCAGCAAGCTGGTCCAATTGCTCCCCGAGGGGCGCTTTCAACTTGGACTCGACTACTTTGTCCACCATCACTCGGGGGCGAACATGACGTGGGACAAGGGGGCGCCGACGATCGGGCCGGTCTTCTCGGCGGCCATGTCCGCGTTGCTGGGGCCGCCACGCGCGCCGACCGAGCCGATCACCGAGCGACATCACGATCTGGCCGCGTCGCTGCAAGCCGCCTATGAAGACGCCTTCTTCCATCTGCTGAATCACGCGCAACAGGTCTCGGGGCTCGACAAGTTATGCCTGGCTGGCGGCTGTGCGATGAACAGCGTCGCCAACGGCAAAATCTCGCTCCGCACGAAGTTTCAACAGACCTACATCCCCCCTGCCCCGGGCGACGCCGGCGGTGCAGTCGGCGCGGCCTTCCACGTCTGGAACACCGTTCAGCAACAGCCGCGCTCGTTCACGATGGAATCTCCCTACTGGGGGCCCGAGTTCAGCGACGCGCAAATCGCCGCCGAGATCGAACGATCCACCGAACTCC encodes the following:
- a CDS encoding glycosyltransferase family 2 protein, translated to MNLNDITPVVLTKNEEPNIGRCLDDLHWARRVVVLDSQSTDATERLAKQRANVAWYVRPFDVLATQWNHALTDTGIETPWILALDADYRLTPELLDELRALEPPADVSAYWARFVWCVWGRPLRGTAYGPIAVLFRSGQAHYRADGHAHRLVVERGRTETLRHPIEHDDRKSLRRFLDSQWLYMDLEARKLLTSQPAGLSLADRLRKTILLGPPLVLVYCLVWKLGLLDGWAGWYYALQRVAAETILSLKLIEHRLGARSADASATASKDRQP
- a CDS encoding carbamoyltransferase produces the protein MIILGVNAYHGDASAAIVVDGQLLAAVEEERLVRVKHWAGFPVEAIRYCLGVAGVTPGDVDVLAVNRQPRAHLLRKVAFALRRRPSWGLVRDRLRNAGQIRDVSQVYREAFKLATGAAAPRIEHVEHHVAHLDSAFLVSPWSRAAVVSVDGFGDFVGAMWGVGNDQQVQVADRVYFPHSLGLLYLALTQFLGFPHYGDEYKVMGLAAYGRPMFREQFSKLVQLLPEGRFQLGLDYFVHHHSGANMTWDKGAPTIGPVFSAAMSALLGPPRAPTEPITERHHDLAASLQAAYEDAFFHLLNHAQQVSGLDKLCLAGGCAMNSVANGKISLRTKFQQTYIPPAPGDAGGAVGAAFHVWNTVQQQPRSFTMESPYWGPEFSDAQIAAEIERSTELRAAAEIEHLDEQALAERTADALVAGNVVGWFQGRLEWGPRALGSRSILVDPRHLEMKDILNARIKRREGFRPFAPAILEEATAEYFEQTEPDPFMSRVYKVRPEKRAAIPTAVHVDGTGRLQTVRRSTNPRYWGVIDAFRRRTGVPIVINTSFNENEPIVHQPSEAIDCFLRTKMDVLVLGSYFCRKRPAPQA